One genomic region from Blastococcus sp. Marseille-P5729 encodes:
- a CDS encoding demethylmenaquinone methyltransferase, with product MPDESIRAGLDKKPHEVQAMFDGVAQRYDLMNTLMTGGLDRVWRAQTRKALELRPGQRVLDLACGTGVSTVELAKSGAYSVGADLSTGMLVQGTRTSSVQRAEIPLVAGDALHLPFADAAFDAITVSFGLRNVVQTGDALREMARVVRPGGRLVVCEFSRPTWAPFRAAYYDIALRAIQMVAKHAASNPEAYRYLAESIKAWPDQEELALLIDDSGWDGAAWRNLAGGIVALHRAVKPPRRGY from the coding sequence GTGCCAGACGAATCGATCCGCGCCGGCCTGGACAAGAAGCCGCACGAGGTGCAGGCGATGTTCGACGGCGTCGCCCAGCGCTACGACCTCATGAACACCCTGATGACCGGCGGACTGGACCGCGTCTGGCGGGCCCAGACCCGCAAGGCGCTCGAGCTGCGGCCCGGTCAGCGGGTGCTCGACCTGGCGTGCGGGACCGGTGTGTCGACCGTCGAGCTGGCAAAGTCCGGGGCGTACTCGGTGGGCGCCGACCTGAGCACCGGAATGCTCGTGCAGGGCACCCGCACCTCGTCGGTGCAGCGCGCCGAGATTCCGCTGGTCGCGGGGGACGCACTGCACCTGCCGTTCGCCGACGCGGCATTCGACGCGATCACCGTGTCCTTCGGGTTGCGCAACGTGGTCCAGACCGGCGATGCGCTGCGCGAGATGGCCCGCGTCGTTCGCCCTGGCGGACGGTTGGTCGTGTGCGAGTTCTCGCGACCGACCTGGGCCCCGTTCCGCGCCGCCTACTACGACATCGCGCTGCGCGCCATCCAGATGGTGGCCAAACACGCCGCCAGCAACCCCGAGGCCTACCGCTACCTGGCCGAGTCCATCAAGGCCTGGCCGGATCAGGAGGAGCTCGCGTTGCTGATCGACGATTCCGGCTGGGACGGCGCGGCGTGGCGCAACCTCGCCGGCGGCATCGTCGCACTGCACCGTGCGGTCAAGCCTCCGCGCCGAGGGTACTAA
- a CDS encoding LLM class flavin-dependent oxidoreductase, which yields MQGWPLIPWLAAKTSKVRIGMSITDTPYRAPAVLAAELATTDHLCGGRLNVGVGAGWMPEEFEAASAANTFRRRHAHVRETLEIMQGIWTNDLFEYHGEFADFEPCGFGAKPVQKPHPPIFFSGLKDPKRSASRIAKYNLSGWIGIQDTPAELQQWRAAIQGELDQLDSPRSMDDLEISSMIWFTITDEEVDQTDNGKASNLLVGTAQQITDMLKRYQEAGLTMPMLWPPFADVPVSKTLDDLKRLKEEIMPKVEAG from the coding sequence CTGCAGGGCTGGCCACTGATCCCCTGGCTGGCGGCAAAGACCTCGAAGGTCCGGATCGGCATGAGCATCACCGACACGCCCTATCGCGCGCCGGCGGTGCTGGCCGCGGAGCTCGCCACCACCGACCACCTGTGCGGCGGACGGCTGAACGTCGGGGTCGGTGCGGGATGGATGCCGGAGGAGTTCGAGGCGGCGAGCGCGGCGAACACCTTCCGGCGGCGCCACGCGCACGTGCGGGAGACCCTCGAGATCATGCAGGGCATCTGGACCAACGACCTGTTCGAGTACCACGGCGAGTTCGCCGACTTCGAGCCGTGCGGATTCGGCGCCAAGCCCGTGCAGAAACCGCACCCGCCGATCTTCTTCAGCGGGCTGAAGGACCCGAAGCGGTCTGCGAGCCGGATCGCGAAGTACAACCTGTCAGGCTGGATCGGCATTCAGGACACGCCGGCTGAGCTACAGCAATGGCGCGCCGCGATCCAGGGCGAGCTCGACCAGCTCGACAGCCCCCGGTCGATGGACGACCTCGAGATCAGCAGCATGATCTGGTTCACGATCACCGACGAGGAGGTCGACCAGACCGACAACGGCAAGGCGAGCAACCTGCTGGTGGGGACCGCGCAGCAGATCACCGACATGCTCAAGCGCTACCAGGAGGCGGGGCTCACGATGCCGATGCTGTGGCCACCGTTCGCCGACGTCCCGGTCAGCAAGACCCTCGACGACCTGAAGCGGCTCAAGGAGGAGATCATGCCGAAGGTCGAGGCGGGCTGA
- a CDS encoding serpin family protein has protein sequence MRMYSRRAALGLGGAVLLAALAACGEDSSSPPSSRGGQDADPDGPEVQLAADDPNAAGYQAAAAGFGLRMLAAALEEGKPNAVVSPLSISQCLALVAQGAADQTLDEMAAMLGSGSAEELRSGANADITAIAALKQATFEMANTSFTDESFEVHDEYAATVKQYFGVAPHTADFTDPETARTQINGWVAERTHDKIPELIGQGQITTDTRSVLVNALYMKARWSEQFDPDDTTTGDFTTEDGQTIDAKLMHSRRNVSVAQEPDGSIIFALPYEDESLQAVFVLPPEGAPLADVIDALASQPAGTPMLPEAAAMTDAELTVPRFEMRLPIDLKPALQSAGMLRAFEPEQADFSALSDQPTYLGFVQHEAWLKVGEKGTEGAAATAAGGEAGAAPGPSDEPLEIRLDRPFLFAVQEKTTGALAFLAAVLDPAKS, from the coding sequence ATGCGCATGTACTCCAGACGCGCCGCGCTCGGTCTCGGCGGTGCCGTCCTGCTGGCCGCGCTCGCCGCATGCGGCGAGGACAGCTCGTCCCCGCCGTCATCTCGCGGTGGACAGGACGCCGACCCGGACGGCCCAGAGGTGCAGCTCGCCGCCGATGACCCCAACGCCGCCGGCTACCAGGCCGCGGCCGCCGGGTTCGGCCTGCGCATGCTGGCCGCCGCTCTGGAGGAAGGCAAGCCGAACGCGGTCGTGTCTCCGTTGTCGATCAGCCAGTGCCTCGCGCTGGTCGCTCAGGGGGCAGCCGATCAAACCCTCGATGAGATGGCCGCCATGCTCGGATCCGGCTCCGCCGAGGAGCTCCGCTCCGGCGCCAACGCCGACATCACGGCCATCGCGGCGCTGAAGCAGGCCACGTTCGAGATGGCCAACACCTCCTTCACCGACGAGTCCTTTGAGGTCCACGACGAGTACGCCGCGACGGTGAAGCAGTACTTCGGGGTGGCGCCGCACACCGCCGACTTCACCGATCCCGAGACAGCCCGCACGCAGATCAACGGATGGGTCGCAGAGCGCACCCACGACAAGATCCCCGAGCTCATCGGGCAGGGCCAGATCACCACTGACACCCGCTCGGTGCTGGTCAATGCCCTGTACATGAAGGCGCGGTGGAGCGAGCAGTTCGACCCCGACGACACGACGACTGGCGACTTCACCACAGAGGACGGGCAGACGATCGACGCGAAGCTCATGCACAGCCGGCGCAACGTCTCCGTCGCGCAAGAGCCTGATGGGTCGATCATCTTCGCCCTGCCGTACGAGGACGAGAGCCTCCAGGCGGTGTTCGTGCTCCCGCCGGAAGGCGCGCCACTGGCGGACGTCATCGACGCGCTCGCGAGCCAGCCGGCGGGGACGCCGATGCTGCCGGAGGCCGCCGCGATGACGGACGCCGAGCTGACCGTACCCAGGTTCGAGATGCGACTGCCGATCGACCTCAAGCCCGCGCTGCAGTCCGCAGGGATGCTGCGGGCATTCGAGCCGGAGCAGGCCGACTTCAGCGCGCTGTCCGATCAGCCCACCTACCTCGGCTTCGTGCAGCACGAGGCATGGCTGAAGGTGGGCGAGAAGGGCACTGAGGGCGCGGCCGCGACAGCCGCGGGAGGAGAGGCGGGGGCGGCTCCCGGGCCATCGGACGAACCGCTGGAGATCCGGCTGGACCGGCCGTTCCTGTTCGCCGTCCAGGAGAAGACCACCGGAGCGCTCGCCTTCCTCGCCGCCGTGCTCGACCCAGCGAAGAGCTGA